Proteins co-encoded in one Pleurodeles waltl isolate 20211129_DDA chromosome 2_2, aPleWal1.hap1.20221129, whole genome shotgun sequence genomic window:
- the ARC gene encoding activity-regulated cytoskeleton-associated protein, with protein sequence MAAGGTVSLPIAEPPPAMTVTIGTCSPVEMLDRVRKTQIYILSEVSKQVEDELKGFKMSVINLNSNMDDQSQVMGLERWKKSMKACLTRCQYTLANLERWLKREMHSWRSIFAHIEKLIDGSDDALCRTCQLEEGRRSFARVAEESEKEKEAGLSGPLAIESQTQEDSSLQTCHPHHWVVVSVDLLPPPEFDAEMSEDPREFLSNLEKYFKRQGWKEKVWLSQIERHMKGAALKWWEYRQENIKTWQDFKVAFLQYCERLLVRHAIQRDLDLPQRRWESLEQFVWRKRSLYNRLYVDANEEDMIQYIIGTLHPEIRRYLKPPLPTTLEELVQRGTDVQLDFDLSDEQAMQEAASEGEPGSGTKEVCVKNPYSDNKIYITE encoded by the coding sequence ATGGCTGCTGGGGGAACAGTCTCCTTGCCCATTGCTGAACCGCCACCGGCAATGACGGTGACCATTGGGACATGCAGTCCGGTAGAAATGCTGGACCGTGTCAGAAAGACCCAAATTTACATTCTTTCTGAGGTCTCCAAGCAGGTGGAAGATGAGCTGAAAGGGTTCAAGATGTCAGTGATCAATCTAAATTCTAATATGGATGACCAGTCGCAGGTGATGGGGTTGGAGAGGTGGAAGAAGTCGATGAAGGCCTGTTTGACTAGGTGTCAGTACACCCTGGCTAATCTGGAAAGGTGGCTCAAGAGAGAGATGCACTCATGGAGAAGCATATTTGCACACATTGAAAAGTTGATTGATGGCTCGGATGATGCTTTGTGCCGAACATGCCAGTTAGAAGAGGGCAGAAGGTCTTTTGCCAGAGTAGCAGAAGAGAGtgagaaagaaaaggaggcaggacTCTCTGGCCCTCTTGCCATTGAGTCTCAAACACAGGAAGACAGCTCACTCCAAACATGTCACCCACACCATTGGGTAGTTGTCTCTGTAGATCTCTTGCCACCGCCGGAGTTTGATGCAGAGATGTCAGAGGATCCCCGGGAGTTTCTGAGCAACCTTGAAAAGTACTTTAAGAGGCAAGGTTGGAAAGAGAAAGTATGGCTGTCTCAGATTGAGCGCCACATGAAGGGGGCAGCCTTGAAATGGTGGGAATACAGGCAAGAAAATATAAAAACCTGGCAGGATTTCAAGGTGGCATTCTTACAGTACTGCGAAAGGCTGTTAGTAAGACATGCCATCCAGAGAGACTTGGATCTCCCTCAGAGGAGATGGGAGTCTCTAGAACAGTTTGTGTGGAGGAAGCGATCCCTCTACAACAGACTGTACGTTGATGCTAACGAGGAAGACATGATTCAGTATataattggcacactgcacccggaaaTCCGGCGGTATCTAAAGCCGCCTCTTCCAACCACATTGGAGGAGCTGGTCCAGAGAGGAACCGATGTTCAGCTGGACTTTGACCTCTCCGATGAGCAGGCCATGCAGGAGGCAGCCTCTGAAGGTGAGCCGGGCAGTGGCACAAAGGAGGTGTGTGTGAAAAATCCATATTCAGATAATAAGATATATATCACTGAGTAG